One window from the genome of Acidihalobacter ferrooxydans encodes:
- the frr gene encoding ribosome recycling factor has product MIDDIHQAAQTRMQKTLEALKIEFSKIRTGRATPSLLDHITVDYYGSSTPLNQVAKVSIEDSRTLSITPWEKTMVAPIEKAIMTSDLGLNPASAGTVIRVPMPPLTEERRKDLVRVVRHEAEGSRVAIRNIRRDANNDLKMLVKEKEISEDDERRAQETVQKLTDQFIGEVDAALAQKEKELMEV; this is encoded by the coding sequence ATGATTGACGACATTCATCAGGCTGCGCAGACGCGTATGCAAAAGACGCTGGAAGCACTCAAGATCGAGTTTTCCAAAATTCGTACCGGTCGCGCGACACCCAGTCTGCTCGATCATATCACTGTGGATTATTACGGCTCGTCGACGCCGCTGAATCAGGTCGCCAAGGTCAGCATTGAGGATTCTCGCACACTCAGCATCACGCCTTGGGAAAAAACCATGGTTGCGCCGATCGAGAAAGCCATTATGACCTCTGATCTTGGCTTGAATCCTGCAAGCGCCGGTACTGTGATCCGCGTACCGATGCCACCACTGACCGAAGAGCGCCGCAAGGACCTGGTGCGTGTGGTTCGGCATGAAGCCGAGGGTAGCCGTGTGGCGATCCGCAACATTCGCCGGGATGCCAACAACGACCTTAAAATGCTGGTCAAGGAAAAGGAGATTTCCGAGGATGACGAGCGGCGTGCCCAGGAAACGGTGCAGAAATTGACCGATCAGTTCATTGGCGAGGTCGATGCCGCGCTGGCACAAAAGGAAAAAGAGCTGATGGAGGTCTGA
- the pyrH gene encoding UMP kinase has translation MSSAENARPAYRRVLLKLSGEVLMGSGDFGIEPEMISRLAAEAAEVSRMGVQLAMVIGGGNLFRGAGLAQGGMDRVTADQVGMLATVMNALAMQDAIERQGAYCRVMSALKINQICEDYILRRAVRHLEKGRLVVFAAGTGNPYFTTDSAASLRASEINADLMLKGTKVDGVYDSDPKCNPSAKRYERLTYDEALTEKLGVMDATALVLCRDNAIPLRVFDVYQPGDLKRIILGEPIGTLVERD, from the coding sequence ATGAGCTCCGCCGAAAACGCCAGACCCGCATATCGCAGAGTGCTGCTCAAGCTCAGTGGCGAGGTACTGATGGGAAGCGGCGATTTCGGCATCGAACCCGAAATGATCAGTCGACTCGCGGCCGAGGCAGCCGAAGTGTCGCGGATGGGTGTGCAACTGGCGATGGTGATCGGCGGAGGCAATCTGTTCCGTGGCGCGGGCCTTGCGCAGGGCGGGATGGATCGGGTGACTGCCGATCAGGTCGGGATGCTGGCGACGGTGATGAATGCTCTGGCGATGCAGGATGCCATCGAACGTCAGGGCGCGTACTGTCGCGTGATGTCAGCACTCAAGATCAACCAGATCTGTGAAGATTACATCCTGCGTCGAGCCGTGCGCCACCTTGAGAAGGGGCGTCTGGTGGTGTTCGCCGCGGGCACAGGCAATCCTTATTTCACCACGGATTCGGCAGCCAGCCTGCGCGCCAGCGAAATCAATGCGGATCTGATGCTCAAGGGCACCAAGGTCGATGGCGTGTACGATAGCGATCCGAAATGCAATCCATCCGCCAAGCGCTATGAGCGTCTGACATATGACGAGGCACTCACCGAGAAGCTCGGCGTCATGGATGCAACAGCCCTGGTGCTGTGCCGTGACAACGCGATTCCGCTGCGTGTGTTTGACGTGTATCAGCCCGGTGATCTCAAACGCATTATTCTGGGTGAGCCGATCGGAACATTGGTAGAGCGAGACTGA
- the tsf gene encoding translation elongation factor Ts, whose amino-acid sequence MQITASQVKELRERTGAGMMECKKALTEAGGDMEAAIEAMRKSGAAKAVKKAGRLAAEGQVVIAMSDDGGTAVLVEINCETDFVGKDENFEKFADAVAQCALRDAPADVAALMALDAAGKPLETAREELVTKVGENVQVRRFERVQMQGDCLGSYRHGVRIGVLVDLAGGDEELARDLSMHIAASRPVCIDEAQVAPELIDKEREIFSAQALESGKPPQIVEKMVEGRIKKFLGEITLLGQPFVKQPDMTVAQLLKEKGASVKRFVRFEVGEGIEKKTENFAEEVMAQVKAS is encoded by the coding sequence ATGCAGATCACGGCGAGTCAAGTCAAGGAACTGCGTGAGCGTACCGGCGCCGGCATGATGGAATGCAAAAAGGCGCTCACTGAGGCTGGCGGCGATATGGAAGCCGCGATCGAGGCGATGCGCAAATCCGGCGCCGCCAAAGCGGTCAAAAAAGCGGGTCGCCTGGCTGCGGAAGGGCAGGTGGTTATCGCCATGTCTGACGATGGCGGCACGGCGGTGCTGGTCGAGATCAACTGCGAAACCGACTTCGTGGGCAAAGATGAAAACTTCGAAAAGTTTGCCGACGCTGTCGCCCAGTGCGCGCTCCGCGATGCTCCGGCGGATGTTGCGGCGCTGATGGCGCTGGACGCCGCCGGCAAGCCGCTGGAAACAGCGCGTGAAGAACTTGTTACAAAGGTCGGAGAAAACGTCCAGGTGCGCCGTTTCGAGCGTGTGCAGATGCAGGGCGATTGTTTGGGGAGCTATCGTCATGGCGTACGTATCGGCGTATTGGTAGATCTGGCCGGTGGCGATGAGGAACTGGCGCGCGATCTGAGCATGCACATCGCGGCCAGCCGCCCGGTGTGTATCGATGAAGCGCAGGTTGCGCCGGAGCTTATCGACAAGGAACGCGAGATTTTCTCCGCCCAGGCGCTCGAAAGCGGCAAACCGCCGCAGATCGTTGAAAAAATGGTCGAAGGGCGCATCAAGAAGTTCCTGGGTGAAATCACCCTGCTGGGACAGCCTTTTGTCAAACAGCCGGATATGACGGTCGCGCAGTTGCTCAAAGAGAAAGGCGCCAGCGTCAAGCGTTTCGTCCGTTTTGAGGTTGGTGAAGGCATCGAGAAGAAGACCGAGAACTTCGCTGAAGAGGTCATGGCCCAGGTCAAGGCGTCCTGA
- the rpsB gene encoding 30S ribosomal protein S2 encodes MANVTMRQMLEAGVHFGHQTRYWNPKMAEYIFGERNRIHIINLEKTLPLFNDAMNFLGQLAARNDKVLFVGTKRSARDTVREEAERCGMPYVNQRWLGGMLTNFKTVKQSIQRLKDLEAQEKEGAFERVGKKEALMLRREMDKLEKSLGGIKDMGRLPDALFIIDVGYERIAVAEAAKLGIPIIGVVDSNNSLDNIDYVIPGNDDAMRSIQLYVTAAADAINEGRLAARAGTGATDEFVEVSDDAAAPAAAS; translated from the coding sequence ATGGCTAATGTCACTATGCGCCAGATGCTTGAAGCTGGCGTGCATTTCGGGCATCAGACCCGATATTGGAATCCCAAGATGGCCGAGTACATCTTCGGGGAACGCAATCGCATTCATATTATCAACCTTGAAAAAACGTTGCCGCTGTTCAACGACGCCATGAATTTTCTTGGCCAGTTGGCGGCCAGGAACGACAAGGTTTTGTTTGTCGGCACAAAGCGTTCGGCGCGTGACACGGTGCGCGAAGAAGCTGAGCGTTGCGGCATGCCTTACGTCAATCAGCGCTGGCTGGGCGGCATGCTGACCAACTTCAAAACGGTGAAGCAATCGATTCAGCGCTTGAAGGATCTGGAAGCCCAGGAAAAGGAAGGCGCCTTCGAGCGCGTGGGCAAGAAAGAAGCATTGATGCTGCGCCGTGAGATGGACAAGCTCGAAAAGAGCCTCGGCGGCATCAAGGACATGGGCAGGTTGCCCGATGCGCTGTTCATCATCGACGTGGGTTACGAGCGGATCGCCGTAGCCGAAGCCGCCAAGCTTGGTATCCCCATCATCGGCGTGGTCGACAGCAATAATTCGCTGGACAATATCGACTATGTGATCCCCGGCAACGACGACGCGATGCGGTCCATTCAGTTGTACGTGACAGCCGCGGCCGATGCGATCAACGAGGGTCGACTGGCTGCCCGTGCCGGCACGGGCGCGACTGACGAGTTCGTCGAGGTCTCCGACGACGCGGCCGCACCGGCTGCGGCGTCCTGA
- the map gene encoding type I methionyl aminopeptidase → MTVSIKTPEEIEKMRVAGRLAAEVLEMIAPHVQPGVTTDELDRICHDYIVNVQDAVPAPLNYHGFPKSICTSINHQVCHGIPGDRRLKSGDIVNIDITVIKDGYHGDTSMMFQVGKPTVLGQRVCGIAHEALWIGLRMVAPGVRLGDIGHAIQTYVEGQHASVVREYCGHGIGLGFHEEPQVLHYGKPNTGLTLKPGMTFTIEPMVNAGRAPVRVLPDAWTVVTKDHSLSAQWEHTVLVTETGHEVLTLRKDEREASAQGAA, encoded by the coding sequence ATGACGGTTTCCATCAAAACCCCGGAAGAGATCGAAAAAATGCGCGTGGCCGGCCGCCTGGCGGCCGAAGTCCTGGAAATGATCGCGCCACACGTACAGCCCGGCGTCACCACAGACGAGCTCGACCGGATCTGTCACGACTACATCGTGAACGTACAGGACGCGGTGCCCGCCCCGCTGAACTACCACGGCTTTCCAAAATCCATCTGCACCTCGATCAACCATCAGGTCTGCCACGGCATCCCCGGCGACCGCCGTCTCAAGAGCGGCGATATCGTCAACATCGACATCACGGTGATCAAAGACGGTTACCACGGCGATACCAGCATGATGTTCCAGGTCGGCAAGCCGACCGTTCTGGGGCAACGCGTCTGCGGCATCGCGCATGAGGCGCTGTGGATCGGTTTGCGCATGGTCGCGCCCGGCGTACGCCTGGGTGACATCGGTCACGCGATCCAGACCTACGTCGAAGGCCAGCACGCGAGCGTGGTGCGCGAATACTGTGGCCACGGCATCGGTCTCGGCTTCCACGAAGAGCCGCAGGTGCTGCATTACGGCAAACCGAACACCGGACTCACACTCAAACCCGGCATGACCTTCACGATCGAACCGATGGTCAATGCCGGGCGCGCGCCGGTGCGCGTGCTGCCCGATGCCTGGACCGTGGTTACCAAGGATCACAGCCTGTCGGCACAATGGGAACACACCGTCCTCGTCACCGAGACGGGGCATGAAGTGCTCACTCTGCGCAAGGATGAACGCGAAGCGTCCGCGCAGGGCGCTGCTTGA
- the glnD gene encoding [protein-PII] uridylyltransferase, with product MDAPTTLEHHPDWPPTLATHYDLDTAEQRFCAAADKIAAGREIIQAATAAIADAFAAGVLADDLVHGRAAVLDRILRACWQHVGLSVDGDLALIAVGGYGRGELLPASDIDLLLLCTATPDEARGEAISTFIRLLWDMGLHVGHSVRTLNECEDEAIRDVTVVTNLMEARLLAGNEDLYDLLEASIAPERIWPSREFFSAKLDEQARRHRKFGDSAYGLEPNVKDGPGGLRDIQMIGWVSKRHLHARRMSELVHHGFLTDEEYHELKAGQSYLWRVRFALHTLAGRGEDRLLFDQQRALADLFGYHDATANLAIEQFMQTYYRTVMRLERLNEMLLQHYKEAILYATVTAEPEFLNDHFQVSRGFIEVRYPQVFSTYPPALLELFLLSAQHPHIEGVRASTIRLLRQHRHLIDETFRNDLICRNLFMQILRQPHGVTTQLRRMNRYGILAAYLPAFALIVGRMQYDLFHVYTVDEHTLMVLRNVRRYSFPELADDTPGCAEIFARVPAPEVLYLAALFHDIAQGRGGDHSELGARDAEDFCRLHGLPEDQVALVSWLVRNHLMMSMTAQRKDISDPDIVLEFARKVGTQRYLDHIYLLTIADIRATNPNPWNSWRQSLLAELHRATTSVFKQGLETPQSGHELIAQVQIDALRLLREQGLSRRGALQIWEDLSDDYFLRHSADEISWHTRAILEHGAGKNPVVRIRAQSNRGGSEICIYAPEAQHVFAHVTSTLDRLGLDIVEARITSARRGMVLDTFIILEEDGAPVSEDFRLNEITSSLRTTLADVNATPAEVKRRLPRRLRHFQVPTQIHFSHAEGQHWSAIQLTTGDRPGLLSAIGQALIASKLRIHNARITTIGAQADDIFYVTEEDDSLLTDTGRQAEVKRAILQALDANDAA from the coding sequence ATGGACGCGCCGACTACGCTGGAACACCACCCGGACTGGCCGCCAACGCTCGCGACGCATTACGATCTCGACACGGCAGAACAGCGCTTTTGCGCAGCGGCTGACAAAATCGCTGCGGGTCGCGAGATAATCCAGGCTGCGACCGCCGCGATTGCAGACGCCTTCGCTGCAGGAGTCCTGGCCGACGATTTGGTGCACGGCCGGGCCGCGGTGCTGGACCGGATTCTGCGCGCCTGCTGGCAGCATGTCGGACTGAGCGTCGACGGCGACCTGGCGCTCATCGCCGTCGGCGGTTACGGACGCGGTGAATTGCTGCCCGCCTCGGACATCGATCTCCTGCTGCTCTGCACCGCGACACCCGACGAGGCCCGCGGCGAGGCCATCTCCACCTTCATCCGGCTATTGTGGGATATGGGACTGCACGTCGGGCACAGCGTCCGCACGCTCAACGAATGCGAAGACGAAGCGATCCGTGACGTGACCGTCGTAACGAACCTCATGGAGGCCCGTCTGCTGGCCGGCAACGAGGACCTCTACGATCTGCTTGAGGCCAGTATCGCCCCGGAACGCATCTGGCCCAGCCGGGAGTTTTTTTCCGCCAAACTGGACGAACAGGCTCGCCGACACCGAAAATTCGGCGACAGCGCATACGGTCTGGAGCCAAACGTCAAAGACGGCCCCGGCGGACTGCGCGACATCCAGATGATCGGCTGGGTGAGCAAGCGCCACCTGCACGCCCGACGCATGAGCGAACTGGTTCATCACGGTTTTCTGACCGACGAGGAATACCACGAACTCAAGGCAGGCCAGTCCTACCTCTGGCGTGTGCGCTTCGCCCTGCATACCCTGGCCGGGCGCGGCGAGGATCGCCTGTTGTTCGATCAGCAGCGCGCCCTGGCAGACCTGTTCGGCTATCACGACGCCACCGCCAATCTGGCCATCGAGCAGTTCATGCAGACGTACTATCGCACCGTCATGCGTCTGGAACGACTCAACGAGATGCTTTTGCAGCATTACAAGGAAGCCATTCTCTATGCCACCGTCACCGCCGAACCGGAATTTCTGAACGATCATTTTCAGGTCAGCCGCGGCTTCATCGAAGTTCGGTATCCGCAGGTATTCAGTACCTATCCACCGGCATTGCTCGAACTGTTTCTGCTCAGCGCACAACATCCACACATCGAAGGGGTACGCGCCAGCACGATCCGCCTGCTGCGCCAGCACCGGCATCTGATTGACGAGACCTTCCGCAACGATCTGATCTGCCGCAACCTGTTCATGCAGATACTGCGACAACCGCACGGCGTGACCACACAATTACGGCGCATGAACCGTTACGGCATCCTTGCCGCCTATCTGCCCGCGTTCGCGCTGATCGTCGGACGCATGCAATACGACCTGTTCCATGTCTATACCGTGGACGAACACACGCTCATGGTACTGCGCAACGTACGCCGCTACAGCTTCCCCGAGCTGGCAGACGACACGCCGGGCTGCGCGGAAATCTTCGCGCGCGTGCCAGCGCCTGAAGTGCTCTATCTCGCCGCCCTCTTTCACGACATCGCCCAAGGCCGCGGCGGCGACCACTCTGAACTCGGTGCCCGCGATGCGGAGGATTTCTGCCGCCTGCATGGCCTGCCTGAAGACCAGGTGGCGCTGGTCAGTTGGCTGGTACGCAATCATCTCATGATGTCCATGACCGCTCAGCGCAAGGACATCAGTGATCCCGACATCGTCCTCGAATTCGCCCGAAAGGTCGGGACGCAACGCTATCTCGACCATATTTATCTGCTCACCATAGCCGACATTCGCGCTACCAATCCGAACCCCTGGAACTCCTGGCGGCAGTCGCTGCTGGCCGAGCTTCACCGGGCTACCACCAGCGTATTCAAACAGGGACTGGAAACGCCACAAAGCGGACACGAACTCATCGCGCAAGTCCAGATCGACGCACTGCGGCTGCTGCGCGAACAAGGGCTGTCGCGGCGCGGTGCCCTCCAGATCTGGGAAGATCTGAGCGACGACTATTTTCTACGCCATAGCGCCGACGAAATAAGCTGGCATACCCGTGCGATCCTCGAACACGGCGCCGGAAAAAACCCCGTCGTACGCATCCGCGCGCAATCGAACCGCGGCGGCAGCGAAATCTGCATTTACGCCCCGGAAGCCCAGCACGTGTTCGCGCATGTCACCAGCACGCTGGACCGACTCGGCCTGGACATCGTCGAAGCGCGCATCACCTCTGCCCGGCGCGGTATGGTGCTCGACACCTTCATCATTCTCGAAGAAGACGGCGCGCCGGTCAGCGAAGACTTTCGACTCAATGAAATCACCTCCAGCCTGCGCACAACGCTGGCGGACGTGAACGCGACCCCCGCCGAGGTCAAGCGCCGCCTGCCACGACGCCTGCGACATTTCCAGGTGCCGACCCAGATTCACTTCAGTCACGCCGAAGGGCAACACTGGAGCGCAATCCAACTGACCACCGGCGATCGCCCCGGACTTCTGTCCGCCATCGGCCAGGCGCTCATCGCCAGCAAGCTACGTATCCACAATGCCCGCATCACGACCATAGGCGCGCAGGCGGACGACATTTTCTATGTCACCGAAGAAGACGACAGCCTGCTCACCGACACGGGCCGCCAGGCGGAAGTCAAGCGGGCCATCCTGCAGGCGCTGGACGCGAATGACGCGGCATGA
- the dapC gene encoding succinyldiaminopimelate transaminase, with amino-acid sequence MNPELESLQPYPFERLAALFSGIETPPESRIALSIGEPKHATPGFIREALLEHLHGLANYPTTRGTTVLRTAIADWLTRRFDLPVGRIDPERQVLPVNGTREALFAFAQAVVDRTRSAQVLMPNPFYQIYEGAALLAGAEPVYLDCTADTGFLPDLDAVTAQTWQRCQLVYLCTPGNPAGAVASESWLQHLIELAEKHDFLIASDECYSDIYLDENAPPPGLLGACERMGNTEFKRCMVFHSLSKRSNAPGLRSGFVAGDAAILAKFLLYRTYHGCSMPPPTQAASIQAWSDDAHVRVNRDAYRAKFQAVLDILDPVLEVSAPAGGFYLWPRTPIADTDFARELYARENVVVLPGRYLSRAHGGSDPGVDHVRIALVAPVDECIAAAQRIRHLIESL; translated from the coding sequence ATGAATCCCGAGCTCGAAAGTCTCCAACCGTATCCGTTCGAGCGCCTTGCGGCGCTGTTTTCCGGCATCGAAACGCCGCCTGAATCGCGTATTGCGCTGTCCATCGGCGAACCCAAACACGCAACGCCCGGTTTTATCCGTGAAGCGCTGCTTGAACATCTCCATGGGCTGGCCAATTACCCAACCACGCGAGGCACCACCGTGCTGCGCACGGCAATCGCCGACTGGCTGACACGCCGTTTTGACTTGCCCGTCGGACGTATCGACCCCGAACGCCAGGTGCTGCCGGTCAACGGCACCCGCGAAGCGCTGTTCGCGTTTGCGCAGGCAGTCGTCGACCGCACGCGATCAGCGCAAGTGCTGATGCCGAACCCGTTCTATCAAATCTACGAGGGCGCAGCCTTGCTGGCCGGCGCCGAACCGGTCTATCTGGACTGCACCGCAGACACCGGCTTTCTACCCGATCTGGACGCCGTCACGGCACAAACCTGGCAACGCTGCCAGCTTGTCTATCTCTGCACGCCGGGTAATCCGGCCGGTGCCGTCGCTTCGGAAAGCTGGTTGCAACACCTTATCGAGCTGGCTGAAAAACACGATTTTCTCATTGCCTCGGACGAGTGTTACAGCGACATCTATCTCGACGAAAACGCGCCCCCTCCCGGACTGCTAGGCGCTTGCGAACGCATGGGCAACACCGAGTTCAAACGCTGCATGGTGTTTCACAGCCTGTCGAAGCGCTCCAACGCCCCCGGTCTACGCTCGGGATTCGTTGCCGGCGATGCCGCCATCCTGGCCAAATTTCTGCTCTACCGCACCTATCACGGCTGCTCCATGCCGCCGCCGACTCAGGCAGCCAGCATTCAGGCCTGGAGCGACGATGCCCACGTGCGCGTCAACCGGGATGCCTACCGCGCCAAATTCCAGGCGGTTCTCGACATCCTCGACCCCGTCCTTGAGGTCAGCGCGCCGGCTGGCGGTTTTTACCTGTGGCCGCGCACGCCGATTGCCGACACCGACTTCGCCCGGGAGCTCTACGCGCGAGAAAACGTCGTCGTACTGCCCGGGCGCTACCTGTCCCGGGCGCATGGCGGCAGCGACCCCGGCGTCGATCATGTCCGCATTGCCCTGGTCGCCCCGGTGGATGAATGCATCGCCGCCGCGCAACGCATCCGGCACCTGATCGAAAGCCTGTAA
- the dapD gene encoding 2,3,4,5-tetrahydropyridine-2,6-dicarboxylate N-succinyltransferase: MSDIQPIIEEAFERRADITPRSVETHVKDAILAAVDLLDSGAARVAEKRDGQWIVNEWLKKAVLLSFRIWDNEFIKGGFTNYYDKVPSKYADANSREFRAGGARIVPPATARRGAYIASNVVLMPSYVNIGAYVDSGTMVDTWATVGSCAQIGKNVHLSGGVGIGGVLEPLQAAPTIIEDNCFIGARSEIVEGVIVEEGAVISMGVYIGQSTRIYDRESGETLYGRVPAGAVVVPGNLPSSDGKYSLYCAVIVKRVDAKTLAKIGINELLRTI; encoded by the coding sequence ATGAGCGACATTCAACCGATTATCGAAGAAGCCTTCGAGCGGCGTGCCGACATCACCCCGCGCAGCGTCGAGACCCACGTCAAGGATGCCATTCTCGCCGCCGTTGACCTGCTCGATTCCGGCGCGGCCCGCGTCGCCGAGAAACGCGACGGCCAGTGGATCGTCAACGAATGGCTCAAGAAAGCCGTCCTGCTGTCGTTCCGCATTTGGGACAACGAGTTCATCAAGGGCGGCTTCACCAACTACTACGACAAGGTGCCGTCCAAATACGCTGACGCCAACTCGCGCGAGTTCCGCGCCGGCGGCGCCCGCATCGTGCCGCCGGCCACAGCCCGGCGTGGCGCCTATATCGCATCGAATGTCGTGTTGATGCCTTCGTACGTCAATATCGGTGCTTACGTCGACTCGGGCACGATGGTCGACACCTGGGCCACGGTCGGCTCCTGCGCACAGATCGGTAAAAACGTGCATCTGTCCGGCGGCGTCGGCATCGGTGGCGTGCTTGAACCGCTGCAGGCCGCTCCAACCATCATCGAGGACAATTGCTTCATTGGCGCACGCTCGGAAATCGTCGAAGGCGTGATCGTCGAGGAAGGCGCGGTGATCTCGATGGGCGTCTACATCGGCCAGAGCACCCGGATTTACGATCGGGAAAGCGGCGAAACGCTCTACGGCCGCGTGCCCGCCGGCGCTGTCGTCGTGCCTGGCAACCTGCCCTCCAGCGACGGCAAATACAGCCTCTACTGCGCAGTAATCGTCAAGCGCGTGGATGCGAAAACGCTCGCCAAGATCGGCATCAACGAGCTCCTGCGCACAATCTGA
- a CDS encoding YccF domain-containing protein produces MRELLRLVGNLLWLIFGGLAMALAWWLAGLLMVLTIIGIPWARSAFVIGRFTLWPFGYRVVERRELFGRDDFGSGLLGLLGNLIWFVLAGLWLAIGHLLSALACFITLIGIPFGLQHLKLAQLSLFPIGKTIIPIDAL; encoded by the coding sequence ATGCGCGAATTACTCAGGCTCGTTGGCAACCTGCTCTGGCTGATCTTCGGCGGGCTGGCGATGGCACTCGCCTGGTGGTTGGCCGGCCTGTTGATGGTACTCACCATCATCGGCATCCCCTGGGCGCGCTCGGCCTTCGTCATCGGACGGTTCACACTATGGCCCTTCGGCTACCGCGTGGTCGAACGGCGTGAACTGTTTGGCCGCGACGATTTCGGCAGCGGCCTGCTTGGCCTGCTCGGCAATCTCATCTGGTTCGTCCTCGCCGGCCTCTGGCTGGCTATCGGACACCTGCTCTCGGCACTGGCCTGCTTCATCACGCTGATCGGCATCCCGTTCGGCCTCCAGCATCTGAAACTGGCGCAACTTTCGCTGTTCCCGATCGGCAAAACCATAATCCCGATAGACGCGCTATGA
- a CDS encoding ArsC family reductase, whose amino-acid sequence MTTTLYGITHCDTVRKARRWLDEHGVAYDFHDFRRDGIDRQQLGAWSDELGWEALLNRRGTTWRKLSDVQRDGIDAARALALMLEQPALIKRPVLDIGGRRVLGFDPREYATLFD is encoded by the coding sequence ATGACGACAACGCTTTACGGCATCACGCACTGCGACACCGTGCGCAAGGCACGGCGCTGGCTCGACGAGCACGGCGTTGCGTACGACTTCCATGATTTTCGCCGCGACGGCATCGATCGGCAGCAACTCGGCGCCTGGAGCGATGAACTGGGTTGGGAGGCGTTGCTCAATCGACGCGGCACGACCTGGCGCAAGTTATCCGATGTTCAGCGCGACGGCATCGACGCCGCGCGTGCGCTTGCTCTTATGCTTGAACAGCCAGCGCTGATCAAGCGCCCCGTGCTCGACATCGGCGGACGCCGCGTGCTGGGCTTCGACCCCCGCGAATACGCCACCCTCTTCGACTAA
- the dapE gene encoding succinyl-diaminopimelate desuccinylase → MPDSHTLDLARALISLRSVTPDDAGCQDLIAQRLQPLGFERERLDAGGVTNSWIRKGNAAPVLVFAGHTDVVPTGPEERWSSPPFQPTLDEHGMLYGRGTADMKGSIAAFITACERFIATHPKHSGSIALLITSDEEGPATHGTRHVVDVLSAREEKIDWCLVGEPSSSEKLGDIVKNGRRGSLSGALRIKGKQGHVAYPHLARNPIHLGLPALQELAATVWDSGNAHFPPTTFQISNIAAGTGAGNVIPGELNVDFNFRFSTQTTADTLEARVAAILEKHQIDYQLAWTLSGNPFLTPAGELVDAVKRAIADVTGRDTQLSTSGGTSDGRFIATTGAQIVELGPLNATIHQIDEHVRADDLDTLSRIYEAVLRNLLPEASRS, encoded by the coding sequence ATGCCAGACAGCCACACACTTGACCTCGCCCGAGCGCTCATCAGCCTGCGCTCCGTCACCCCGGATGACGCCGGTTGTCAGGATCTCATTGCCCAACGCCTGCAACCGCTCGGATTCGAACGCGAGCGACTTGATGCGGGCGGCGTCACCAACAGTTGGATCCGCAAGGGCAACGCGGCACCCGTGCTGGTTTTTGCCGGGCACACCGACGTGGTGCCAACAGGCCCCGAAGAGCGCTGGAGCAGCCCGCCCTTCCAGCCGACGCTGGATGAGCACGGCATGCTATACGGGCGCGGGACCGCCGACATGAAGGGCAGCATCGCCGCCTTCATCACCGCCTGCGAACGCTTTATTGCCACGCACCCCAAGCATTCGGGCTCTATCGCCCTCTTGATCACCAGCGACGAGGAAGGCCCCGCCACGCACGGTACGCGGCATGTCGTTGACGTATTGAGCGCGCGGGAAGAAAAAATCGACTGGTGTCTGGTCGGAGAACCGTCCAGTTCCGAGAAACTCGGCGACATCGTCAAAAACGGACGCCGCGGCTCCCTGTCCGGGGCGTTGCGGATCAAGGGCAAACAGGGCCACGTCGCCTATCCGCACCTCGCGCGCAATCCGATCCACCTCGGGTTGCCCGCGCTACAGGAACTCGCGGCAACCGTCTGGGATTCGGGCAATGCGCATTTTCCGCCAACCACATTCCAGATATCCAATATCGCTGCCGGCACCGGGGCAGGCAATGTCATTCCCGGTGAATTGAATGTTGACTTCAATTTCCGTTTTTCAACGCAAACGACAGCCGACACGCTGGAAGCCCGCGTCGCGGCGATACTGGAAAAACACCAGATCGATTACCAGCTTGCGTGGACTCTGTCAGGAAATCCTTTTTTGACACCTGCCGGCGAACTCGTCGATGCCGTCAAACGTGCGATTGCAGATGTGACGGGTCGCGACACTCAATTGTCAACCTCAGGCGGCACCTCGGACGGTCGGTTCATAGCCACTACCGGTGCGCAGATCGTCGAACTGGGCCCGCTCAATGCGACCATTCATCAGATCGATGAGCATGTCCGCGCGGACGACCTCGATACGTTGAGCCGTATTTACGAAGCCGTGCTGCGCAACCTGCTGCCAGAAGCCAGTCGGAGTTGA